The sequence CATTTCTTTTCATGATCGTCCCGGAAATCGCCGCCGATTCCATATAAGCATCGGAAACGTGATGCGGCGTTGCATCCGTCTATTGTTGGCGGTTTTGCCGTTAGCGGGATTCCCCTTGACCGGTGCGGGCCAGGATGCGACGAAACTCGTCCAACAAGTGGAGATCGCCGCAACGATTTACGAATTCCGTCTGGAAAGCGAGAAGCAGTTAGGCATCTTCTACGAATACAACCGGGATACGGGAGCCGTGCAAAATAGCGAAGTTTTTCTTCAGGGAACGGAGAATTTGAAGGATTCGGCGATCGGCGCTCTCAATTTTACGGGCAGTTTCGCCAAACTCGCTTATGGCTCCATCGATTTCAACATTAAGACGGCGCTGCAAGAAGGACGGGCTATGGTGATCAGCAATCCAAGGAACTTGGTCGCAGATGGGCAGACGTCATCTCTTGGAAGCGGCGAGATGGTTCCTCTGACGAAGTTCCAGACTCTGGCGGGATATCAAACCACGTTAACGATGGAAAAGAGGAAAACGGGAATCAAGTTGAATGTTACGCCTCATATCTTGCCGGGGAATAACGTATTGATGGATTTGGAAATCGAATCGAGCGAGATTATCCGGTTGGCGATGTTCGACCGGGGTGACCGGCTGCGCTTCGAACTGCCAGTGGTTTCAACCCGCAACGTAAAAACGGTCGTCGTCGTCCCATCGCGCAAGCGTCTGTATATTGGCGGACTCTACAACAACAGCGCCAGCGATCTTACCCGAAAAATTCCCATTCTTGGCGATCTGCCGGTATTGGGTTTCTTTCTGCGCGGCTTCAACAAAAAAATGACGCGTTCGGAAACCGTCTTCCAGATTACGCCTACCATCAAGGCGCCGGGGGAAGGGATCAGCGCCGAAGGCTCTATCTTCCGTGACCTTCTCGAAACCGATTCTTTGGAAAATGCCGATAGCGCATCCCCTCTGCAATCCATGCCCGCAGGAGCCGTTCCATCTTCCACGGAAGTTCAAAGCGCTTCGGCGGAGCTTTCAGC is a genomic window of Candidatus Omnitrophota bacterium containing:
- a CDS encoding type II and III secretion system protein, which encodes MKNEAISFHDRPGNRRRFHISIGNVMRRCIRLLLAVLPLAGFPLTGAGQDATKLVQQVEIAATIYEFRLESEKQLGIFYEYNRDTGAVQNSEVFLQGTENLKDSAIGALNFTGSFAKLAYGSIDFNIKTALQEGRAMVISNPRNLVADGQTSSLGSGEMVPLTKFQTLAGYQTTLTMEKRKTGIKLNVTPHILPGNNVLMDLEIESSEIIRLAMFDRGDRLRFELPVVSTRNVKTVVVVPSRKRLYIGGLYNNSASDLTRKIPILGDLPVLGFFLRGFNKKMTRSETVFQITPTIKAPGEGISAEGSIFRDLLETDSLENADSASPLQSMPAGAVPSSTEVQSASAELSAPSALSSAANAPAKNAINPLRRNTSSKAGFRPKRNRR